aatcagaattgacctgcagtatGAACGTAGCCTTAcatatgtggatataaatccgatatggatccgatgctactgcagtctgcaCATTCGGGTCGTGTATATCCGACCTGTACGTCATCTTGCCGCGCGTGAGTTGGGGAAAGGCACTTATGGATGAAGGgaagtttatttttgtcatttgaaatagtttaaaaatCGGTGTGACTGAAGCAGCTCAggtcaatgtcccaccactcctggctctGACATCCACCCATACGCTCCTCGGAACAAATGTCGCAAACTGCTGGCGCCAAAAGTCTTGCCCTGGATCTTCTTAATCTGCTACACTCAATAATTTTGTCAAGAAAATTTTGCCTTCACTTGCACAAAATTCTTGAAATTGTTACAAATGTGCCAGGGAGACTACAAGTTGGGGCAATGTTTACTTCCATAAAGACACGGCACCACATGTGATGTGGTGTTTCCGTGCGCATGTGCGTCACATGAACGATGCATTACATTCACATTACAAACTAATACAATcctcatttttttggtaatgtgaacgactaCATAAAAAGGAtcaaattttaacaaaaaaacaaagtacagcGTGAACATAGGGTCAGAGACTGCATGTATGTGAATGTGCAAGCACGTGCCGGCCATGTGCCTTTGCACGAGCCGAGCCACTCCCCCTTTTTGGGCTGAAAGACAATTGTGaagaatatataattttttgacccaatctgttctctgaaaccTCTGTTGTTAACAAATGCTAGacagtggtggtgttcttatattttttgggtgGAAAAACGTGTAATTTGAAGCCATTTGAAGGAGGGATAGCACCTTTAATCGAAATAAGACTGTCTGAGACGCTCGACACCCACCTTGCAAGAATGCAAGATGATTGATTCCACCTAGTAGGACTCGTGAATGGTCAAGGTTGCTATTGCAGCCTATTGCAACAGACTCGTTGGTAAGTGTTCTGAGCTGAATGACTCACACTAAGAAAAACATCAAGCTGCCACAAGAGAAACAAGCTAAAGGTAGGTAGCCAAATGCTTGCTATGTTGTTTTCAAAGAAAGGTTTGTTCTAACCAAACGTGCATTATGTATGATTGATGAAATTCCATGGTTTTAATCAGTTGCATGAAACTTCGTTGTGAGGGTGTGCGTGTGGCGAGGAGCAGCTAAGATGAACGTCTGCTGTCGGTTGTTTATAGATGCAGAGTCGTGAAATTGAAACTAGTTTACATGTCTTGTGAAAGTAAATTCCGACTGACTGGACTTTGGGGTTCACTCATAGGCCTGCCTTTTCATATCTAATACTATGAAATCAAACCTAAAACACAAAATTCATAACCCGTAGTAAAACAACTCAAGGCTGCTACGGTGGGGTGTACATATTGCTGAATATTTTTACTCAAGGGAGCTATAGCGACAGATCTCCACAATGATTTTCAGTGCAGGACAAGCACAGATAAGTATGATACCTCTTAGAATATTTTAACTGATGTGCGATGTCCCAGTGTTCTGGAATGCAGCAAAACTGAAGGTGTGGTTGTCTGTGATACTCACTTCACTGGAGTCCTCCTGTTGGTTGATGACAGTTAATGCATCCTCAGAGGCTTGTCTCTTGGCCTCAGCCAGCGCCCTCTCCATTTTCGAGCGTTCTGCTGAAATCATCTCATGAGCTTTCCTCTCAGCATCTGACACCGCCTTCTGTAGCTCCGACATCGCCTGTCGCTTCACTTCATTCACGGCTTCTTCTGAGAAGGAGCGAGAGAGGGAGAAAAAGGGAAGTGTTAGTGCCTCCCCCTGATCCGTCATCATTTATTGAAGCTCTTTAAGCTGCTTTTTTGTTGTATCTTGGCGAACAGATGTACGCCATCCAAGATTTAAAAGTTTATGCCAGAAATGGGAAGCAGCCAGACTTCAGTGATGAATTCCAACACAATCTGGACAGAGTGGAGAACAGCAGATGCCTGCAAAGTTTTGTCACCAGCTTGGTTGTTCATCCACCATCATGGgattcccttttctgtgtgattGTCCTTCTGTCATCTGGATGGTTCAGTAACAAATCCTCAGCCACTAAGCAACCTGAATAAACTCCAATGTGTTCACGATGTTTATCTTCACTACAATCTTCcaaaaatgtagtattttttGGACATGCGAGGaggcattctttttttttttttttacagcaagcTGGTAAAATATAAGGGCACAAGCATTACGAGATTCCACTTAATCAATCTATTAATCAATCTGGTGATGGGCTAGTTTGGCGGATGCCTTTTTCGGCTTGTGGTTACATGAGGTTGTTGAAAACCTGATTTGCCCACAAAGATTCCTGACCTCAACACATTTGTGATGAACTAGGATGTAAATGATTAAAtcccacagacacactccaTGTTCCCTTTTGTCCCTCGAATATCTACTATTACAGTCCCAGCCTGAAATAGAAACTTCCATCCGTCATCGCTATGTAAGAGGAAGGCGTGGTACATTTCTACATCTTTAATTGATATTACCCAAGAAATATAGTGCCAGAATTTTCATAAGGCTTTCCGCTCTTTGGGAAATATGGCTGCCAAATGCACACTTTATTGATTAATATGCAAATCAAGTCCATGCGACTGTGATTACAAGAATGAGAGATTCATATCTTGTAATATGGAATATATTTGCAATGATTAAAAgctgtttaaatattacatttacttTCTCCAtcctacacacacactaacactcaaaaggtgctTGCCAGGTGCATCCAAGCCACACATAATAGGAGGTTTAGCTGTTTTCACCACTGCTACCTACTTTAGTTCATCCTGTCAGAGAAGCTGTCGCTTCTCCGCACTGCTCCATTCCACACACTTTGTCATGCATTTGTGGTGTGTCTGACTGCATGAGCTAGAATCCTTTGATTCCTGTATCCTTCATgtcaaccctaaccctaacctacaTAGAAAGTCTGACATGTCTCAATTTCTCCTCCTATTtccgtttttttcccatttccccTCTTTATTCTTTCCACTCAAACACGATCTGCATTATCCCAAGCTCAACCATCAAGCCTAACGCATGCACTACCAAGATAAGTTTACAAATTTAATTAATTCTTATCAAGAAGACGGCGTAGCAGATGCTGGGGCAATTAGCACTTAATGAAAAACACAGGGGCAGAAATATTAACGTTATGATTCCACAGGGATTTGCCGAGTCTTTTCACAGACTAgattctttttttccccgtgCACAAATCACCGCAATCTCTCAAGCTGAACCCGATCAGAGAAAATAGTACGTGTCTGGTTTTAATTAAAAGGCGCAGGGGCAGACTACCTGGCTGCACACTCtcatacacaaaaacacactcaaGGGTAAGATGTTGTGAGTGAGATATGTTACTCACCCTGCTTGTTTTGTAGGTGCTTTAGTGCTGGGGAGAGCGGGATGCTTGTAGTACCTGTATGAAAAACAACTGCAGTTAAAAGAGCTTTTTTCTGCTGGTGAAAATGCAGCacagtgttttattttaacagcAGCAGCGTCTTTGCTCTACAaggtctatatactgtataaggagGATGACTGCAAAGTCATTTTGACACGGATGGGAAAAGGTCTGACCCAGACGACTTCTGGGATGGGCTTTATTGAACATGCAGTAAGGAGAAAAAAGCCCAGGGAAGTGCAACATTGCATCCGTTTGACTACAAACGGAGACTATTCAGTACTAACAATTGCAGGCTAGCCATGTATCTGTAATTTATTGATATGTATTCACACTGATATGAGGACTGTGAATGAAATTAGGAAAACACTCACAATTATAAATTGGGAGGTATGAACTTGAGATAGTGCTTCTTTGGATAATAGAGAGAATTTGTTGGGTTACTTCAAACTGTGCTGCTGTGGCCTGCCTCAGGCCAGGTGACTGCATTTTCACTGCATCTTAACTGCAGTGGCCTTTCATAGTGGTGACAGGTGGAAGGCATTTTGGCAGAATGTCGCAGTGGGCTTCCAATCTCCCAGCCTCATGGACTTATGACTTTAAGGTCTCTGTTCTGTATAGGCCACATTCCCACCAAGCGGTACTGTTGAATTTATCTTGCCACGGTACAGTTTGGAGCGGTAAACAATGATTTTTAACAGGGCTTCCATCAGTGTAGACTGGATGGTGATCTCCAAAGAGGGGGCATGTGACATAGTAGTAACAGTGGAGAACATCCAACAGTGTTTTGTTTCCTCCATGAACGCGGCTATTAAATTACAGTGACAAAATTGTACAGCCTGGTGGAAAGAAGGCTTTGGTGGCTGTGGATGACAAACTGAATGTCCATTTGAAAATGTATATGCATGTATGattgtgtctttgtgtgaatGCAAGCGATTTTGTCAGTGTGAGGTTATTTGCAAAGACACTGAAAAAGGCAACCGATGCATTGGTGGTTACTGGTGCTTACCAGCTTTTCTCCAGATTTCTTCTGGCAGGTATCCCGATGGAGGTCTATGTAAGAAGTCTCTGTGGATCTCTGAAACACACATTGAACTAatcaataatgtaataatgtgggCCAAACCTATATTGTACATTATACTATAAATCAAATCCCCCCAAAAGTTTCCATCAGGTACTGAGCTAAACCCTTTAGTTTCTAATTAGTGTCAATACAGCGTGTGTCTTGAAATAACACACGTGTAAAATATAACACACAAGTCAGGACCACCTCACTCTTTCTATGCTTAATATGAATTCATTGCCAGCATCTTCAAATGGGCCCTACCTCGCTATGAgtatttttctgtgtgtgattgTCTACCTGTCTGTCTGCCTGTCTGCCTTTCAGCAGCAGAAGAAGCTCCTTTGGACAGAGTCTCACTGCTGCTAGCtgtgttggaggaggagttgtggtgaggagtaggaggaagaggaggaggaaggcagTGCTGTCCGTTGCTCCCACCTTTTTTCATCTCCTCAACGTCGCTGTAGCGTCGTATCCAATGGTTCATCTCCTCTCGATCGGCCTCCTGGCAGCGCCGCAGCACAGTCAGAGAGCGGCGCGTCTTCTCCACCATGTCCATGATACAGTTCAGGAGCTGAAAGAGACACAAACATCAATATTAATAGATGAACATTCTAGCATCTCATCTTTTTTGGACAAGCCTAAGCTTCCAACAGTTTGGGGGAAGGCGCACACACCAAGGGTCATAAAGGCACGTTGGAATGAGTTTGTTGTGGATGAACATAAGAGCCCTGATCTCTGGATTTGGATTAACTACAACTGAGATCTCACTAAAAATTTTTCTGGATGAAAGGCCAAAAATTCCTACAGACACACTGCAATATCTTGTGGAAAGTCCATTGCTGCAAATGGGAGACCAGCTCTatatatttttgtccatttttgtccattttccaCTTCCAGCTGTTGTCATGGGCAATATAGACAGTATTAGGTCTGTATTTGCATGTGTTTCACTCAGTTCTTGGCCATGTGCTAGTTAGTGAATGTAAATTTGTAAGAGCATTACGGTCATAATGTAACAGCTGGGCTGCAGATGAAAAAGTTGAGCCGATTCCTTCCACCCTTTTGCTCCATTCGCTGCCAACTCAACAGATTGCCTTTCATTTCTGTCTTTTACCTCGCATTCTAATGTCACTTTCATGCACACTTCCCAGCATTGCCACTGCTGTCTGCACCGCTAAATGTGCTTAGCATGGTCGGCATTCAAGCCTTCCCATTATTCGCATTCAAATTTCTTCTCCGTTATTCCCTCGCTCTGCCTTCATTCCTCGCTCTCCACTCCACCATTCCATCCCCTCTCAGTAAGCTATATTTATTTCAGTGAAGTGTTTCTAATTTGGCAGGGGTCCAGGCCTGGCCGGTTCTCTCCATGACTGCAGCTCTTGTCTCAGCTGCTCTGCCCAGCTGGAGCTGCTCTCTGCTGGGTCGCGAGCTCCATCTGGGGCCGTAATTCTCTGCAtgagtgtgtactgtatatgtgtctgGTGTGTGCTCTACTGCCTTCATGAAGTTGGGTGTCAGCACACCGAATGCATGTGAATGACATTGGCATTAGTGATgtgtggatcgatactgaaatatcgatacttccaatACCAGATCTTGAACCTCTAAAATCGATTTTTTTATCGTAGATagttttttctgttcttttctGTCAGagtttaatataaataaattactctgatgtctcatattctttatgctatgactAGAAATACACTACCTTTTAAAATTTTGCAGACACAAAAAgcatatttgcacaaagtatcggtatcggatggGTATTGCCGATACCAGAATGAATTTTACTCAGTGTCGGACCAAAAAGGACATCGGttgtatcgcacatcactaattgGCATTAAAAATGGCAACCATGCAGGTACATACATTATCAAGGTGCTTCCATTCTTCTGCCCACTCTCGATCTGTTAGACGGTGGTCGATCACTTCCTCTTGGCGGGCTCCATGCACTGCTGTAACAAAAGAGAGGTCATATAAAGcacatatacagtggatccccgcatttttgcaattcagcattcacacccTCCGATTTTGAtcgaaattatattttttgttgcgaAATCCACTTTGACTTGTGTGAGGAAGGGTATGAATGTCAAGCTCAAGCAAATTGATGTGACATACAGCAATACCGAGACATAGCAACGTAGCCCAGGCTTGATTccagtgtcaaaaatagacatcttTGTGGGCTAACTACTTGTGTTTTTATACGCGGATGATCTCGGAACATAACCCCTGCAAAGAGCAGGgaactactgtatatagtatgGACACAGAAATATATAGTTATATTAGAGTTATATATCGGTTATATATTAGAGATATTTTATACCGCATACTCTGTTTCAGGGTCGTGGTGAgctggatcctatcccagctgtctccAGGTGTAAGGCGGactataccctggactggtcaccagtcaatcacaggggaCATAtagagacagacaaccattcacacacgcaTTCACAATGTCACTAAGTGGGGACTGAACCCACACTCCTTGCAACTGAAGTcagtttgactttgatgtttgcaCAAGAGTTCTTCAATCCCatatggacaaaaatattgAGACACTTGTCCATGAACTGTTTCCACAATGTTGGAAGTAAATggtttgttcaaaataaattgcaATGGATGTATGTTTGATTGTGTGCATTTTGCATCGTATACTGTATCTGTCACCTCAACATCTATCATGACTCAGCAATCCAGTAAACAAACAATAGACCATTCATTTGACAGTACATGTCTGTATTGGCATGTAATGGCCAGTACCATACAATAGGCTTGAAACTAATCCGGGGGGACAGTTTGGCTGAGAATGCATCTCTTTCTTTTTGGGGTAAGCAGAAGGAAGGCATATATGGTTGCCACAGTTGTAGCGCATGGGTATGTAAGGCTGTGGGCTTTATATAGCTACCACGAGGATTAACACAGTGGACTGACAACTGGTCTTTGTTCATGACAGACGCCCCACTTTTGTATGTACCCACACTATTTGACTATAATATACAGTGATCTGTAGTGTTCCATATGAATAGTGAGTAAATGTTCTACCTGTCTGTCGGTGTCTGTCTCGGCCATCTCGGTGTTCATTATGTCTGTAAGCGTCTCTGTATTGGTGTGCCAGTGCCATGTCCTCCAAGCGGTAGTGCTGAGGAGCCATTTGATGGTTTGGTGGGTGGGGCAGGCCATTGGGAGGGTGTGTGGAGAGGCCATTGGGAGGCGGGTGTGCAGAGAGGCCCGTGCTGGGACTGAAGCGCTGGCTGGGGCTTATGGTGCAAGGCCTTTTTGCCAGGTGCTCAGGGTGCAAGCCATCTCTCTCTGAGGAGTCTTTGGTCCTGGTTGAGAGGACAGAAGGGTTTaaacatgaaaacacaaaactCAAGCAGAATTAATTGATTCAAAGTTGTGTTGTTGTGCACCAACCAGAGTGTTGGTTACAAAGTGTGAATTGGGAGTATGGATTATTTACTGTGCATTATTGAAAACACTTCAGTGTTAATGAAACACAGAGAGCTGACGTGATTGTCCATACACCAAagccttcagtgttttttcaGCTGTAGCAATGAATTGTGGAAGGAATGGTGTATTATTGCTGACAACAAAGCAGAtttctgtgtttgtttgctgCGACAATATTTCTGACAATATTTCCCAGGCTATGTTTTTACTATGTTCACCACATGACCAAAGATGTCCTCATAAAATGGACATGTCTCCTTCAAATCCAGAATGCTATTAGGTCTACCAAATGCAGAAACACGGCCCAACAAAGACCAGATTGTCCCAATAAAAGCATAAACACATTTGTGTGGGTACACTCACAGGCCGAACCATTAGGCGCACCAATTTAATGACATGGTATCAAAACTTCTGCCGAAGATAATAATGAAGGTAGCAACtacaaacacaacaataatCAAATTGTTCAATGAatgcctctctgacagtgtttatcaaaacaaaatattattatctttgtatacCTACCTAAGACAGTCCAAGGACAAAGACAAATGTTGTCTCCGGcggaaaaataaatgaatcacagaCTTTACTGAAGCTGGTAAGGAATGTGCTTGTGCACAAAGACAGGCTTTATTGTACAAGTTCATCAGTTTTCCCAACTCCCAAATGTAGATTGCCATAAGCGGTCTTGTTTATCAGTGATTGCAGCTGCTTGTATGCTTAAGCTCAAGTAAACCTGAACTGTGCGAAAACTACAAATTCGACAACTCCCACATGGTGGTGTGCACGTGGAGACGTACgcactcacgcacgcacggcCGCGTATTCCCGTGGAGAGCTGCTTGTTGTTCAGTTACAGTGAGACAGCGGCACTCCGGAGCGCTCACACAGCTGCATGCCATATGTATCAAACAAAGCCAAGTTCAAGCGTACACCCTACGTCTCAAGCGTTTAATCTGAATATCCCTCGGTCTGCTCTTAAATTGCAACTATTCCTCTCCCTCCCACCCAGCTTCAGCTTAAGGGACAATATGGACTGAACACTGTTTGTTTGGCAGATGTTTAGAGACACTGTAGAAGTTctttcagtgagtgtgtgcaTGGGGAAAAGAGCGTGATGCTGTGTTTTCCAGCCATCTGGTCAGTTGAAATGGGAGTGTTGATATTAATCTGTTTAGCTGGATGGCACTAGCCAGGCATTCAGATGGAAATCACTCTTTATCATGTGGGGATCAAAGGCCAATGAATGCATCATGGACCAAGGTTGTAGATGTGCGTTACCGTCAGTATGCATGGTTatctgtgtgtgtcttttgaGCGTGTCGGCAATGCACATACACATCCTTGGATCTGGCCGCTGACAAATCATAGGAACAGCTGGCACAGCGATCGCTCTGCCCCTGCCTGAACATGCTGCCCCTCCCCCCACACACTTCACTCAAGCCTGGCCTGCTGTGCATAAGGCAAGAGGTCGGGAGGCGGAGGTGTGTGGATTACAGTCCCATCCAAAGCACCCCACCTCCCCTCACCCTACGGAGGATGTGTTCAGTGTTACGGTCAGCACATCGCCATCTGGACACATCCCTGACATATGGACGGCTGCTGGGAGCCTGCAGGTCGTGCAGTTAAAGAGTGAGGAAGGAGATTGAGCAAATCAGGGATGTGAGAAGCAGAGGAAAGACAATAATTTGAAGAAAAGCAAAGAATAGGGAGTAAAAGTCAATTCACACTCTATTAGGAGCGAATAATGCATTCCAGGTGACAATGGGCCTCAATAATCCACAATAGCGCTCTTTTTCAGTGTTGCCCAGACGTCCAACTCCTGGAGTTGCAGATTTATAGGCTCTGGAATCCTTTAATTTCCTTCATTTGTATCACTGTTTGTGTGGGGACATGTGTGACTGAATGGGTGATAGAGAGTGCTGCTACCTATCAGGGGTCCTTCTCTTGCCATGTTCATTCATCTCCATCATAATCTCAGAAGAATCGAGGGGTGAGCTGGCGTTGGCGTCCAGGAGAAGCTGCTCGTGTTGGGCCAGGTATTGTGCTGGCGTCTGCTTGGCCAGCCTGGCACAGTGCAGCAACTCCCTCTGCAGCAAGGGCAAGTTTGCCTGCAGTAGAGAAAAAATGAAAACCATTCATTAATgtgaggtggaaaaaaagtgttgagAGGGAAAGAACTGAGCTCGACGCTGTACAGTGGAGAGTGAATTAAAGCCAGATAAGGCAGTGAAAAAGGGGGAGTGATAGATGAAGAGACACAATGAGATAAGACAGATCTCTCGACACATTCCTCTGCCATGTGTCTCTCTCTGATGTGCTGAGGTGTGTATTGTGCGTGTGTACAAGTGCTGTCAAATAGCTCTCTAAGACCTGTCTGCTTGATAAAACACAGACTCCTCTCCAATGTCCCACATGTGGAGGATGACCGCACACTGGGATGTATGACACTTCACATgaacacacgctcacacacacccacacacatagCCCACTTTTTCTGGATATTCACATGCATAGTCTACATTCTGTTGATATAAATAGTAAAAGAACACAAACTTCCTCTCTCAGCTCAAGCCAGACCACGTCAAACACAGgctcatttttattggcccactgaTTGAAGATGTTtaacatcatttaaaatgttGAAAGTATTTTTTGGCACATTTCTTCCAACAGGCTCAATGATTCActtgtgtaattaattaatgttcATTAGTTTATAGTTAATATCTTTggatttctgtttatttagaccacgcaTACACATGTTTggcgtgtccgtgaatgcatctcgcagtcGTCTAgtcacaatgaggaagtgttgttccgatgACAAAGGGACTtgtgacgtgtttgtgagttggagatacatactctctatggtgttggaattgcactgctgttcatGTGCTTAGGTCAGAATAacgttataaaagagcgtcaccGTGCCTtcatctgccgtcataacagagaggcgtggcttgacatgatgcataTCTGTTAATTACTCTAAAAAAtgttcatgaaataaattagttattgctgttaacatgctatttttgacagccctaatatcaCATATCAGGAAGAATAACATACGCAGATAGTGAGTCATACGCAGATAGCGTACCTTCAGCAAAATAAAAGGCAATcaacataatgtgttcattacgtGACATTATTTTGAGGGCTGCCAATATCagtattggtaatgaagtgctggacaatattggatTATTGGttattggtaagaaagccaaaaTCGAGCCTTTCTAGTACAGGTATGTTGTTAAAGTGTAGGTATTATAATGGTGTTACCACAACAcatgatgtatttttattagtttGAGTCCTGGGAGCtgaaaaaaagtttgggaaacccTGACATAGGGACATAGAAAACTGATATTCAGCAATGTATATGTAGCATGCAGGTCATAGAATCCAGGGCAGAGCTAAAAATATTGCATataaacatacacacacctgtGCATACAACCCTGTGCAGTATATTTACCTTCAGGAAGGGAATGACGAAAGGCCTCAGAGGGAAGTTGGTGGCTTCGTGAAGTTTGGAATGAAACTCTTCAATGGTGAGTGTAGAGTTCTGTGCAAGACAAGACATAAGAAGTTAATCAATGCAACGACGAGCATAATGGTTGATGGGAACATAGAATGAAAGATATTCATGGCGTgcaatatacagtggatcctgcACATTTGTATTTCAGCACTTAAGGCtttgcaaatttgtggatttttggccGATAATTATTTAAGAATTTGTTATTCTCCaaaaatgagacatttttttttctctgaaaacacAATTCATTCAACATAAGTCAgtagtaatttataaatatatgataatacaggtcaaatttACCAAATGTaccacatgtaccactgttagaaatgTCCCAGAACACACCATACTTGTGTGCTGTGTTAGACAACTTCGACAGtcaatctggcctcaaaacttacagtgaggtgaacacaaggTAATATATGATCGCTACtgaaattacaacaggcaagcagtgtggaaaATAGACATTTGTATCATTTACTAGCAGTTTTTCGTCATTGGTTGGTGATCCTGGAACATAACCCTTGCAACAAGCGGAACTTCTGTCCTGCAAGCTATTGGTTTGTACAGACTTTATACTCGCCAGGCAATTCATTAGGTACGCATCCACTAGGTAGGATGTGTACTTCAGTAGGAAGCAGAATGTTTTTAAACCACTCCAAACTAAATCCACTATGATAAAACTCTAACTGAACTATAATAAACTGTCTGCTAGACTactgtatatggtatatatatatatatatatatatatatatattagggctgtcaatctaTTAAGGTAtttcatcacgattaatcacattttgtctatagttaactcataattaattaatctcaGATGAAAAAGGTtgttatctataataagtagggatgtaaatctctttctGGCAAACGATTTGTTACGCAACTACCatgataactacatcaaattttaattATACAATTATGTTCAATGTCTTTtgttccactttgtttgacagtccttgaacgcaccttctaactttgtcccacgctgcacagtcctactacagtactactactactactatactgtatttttaccctttttcttcacctcacatttggttccaaatgctgataccatgtgggaaggcataaaggtaagatttgattaccttattgagtgctaatctgcatatttgttcggtacacagcctctctgaaaagcaaagtccaggctcgtactgttGGATGGTGGGTTCAAAAATAGTATactgttagaaatcccccagtttttaaATGCTTAATGCGAGCGGCAATTTGTCCCATTTTGTTTGACCGTCTTTGAACGCACCCTCTGCTGTTTTCACACGCTGCACAAATATATACTTGTACTAGAATGTGTACTAGAAattcactactactactactatactatatttttaccctttttctttcacttcatatttgctcccaaatgctgatactatgtggtaATGCATGAAGGCacgatttga
The sequence above is a segment of the Dunckerocampus dactyliophorus isolate RoL2022-P2 chromosome 3, RoL_Ddac_1.1, whole genome shotgun sequence genome. Coding sequences within it:
- the cbfa2t3 gene encoding protein CBFA2T3 isoform X1, whose product is MSAEVHLEHHKKASLKAGHLARVPTVTLVSHRELTAKDHHRGLDPKITASIHYRCSEGSRVQKVGTMPDSPADVKTQPRSTPPTMPPPPPAVSQATSRNASFTPTTSKSMLNGSSHSPTSLNGAPSTPNGFSNGPAMSSTSSLSNQQLPPACGARQLCKLKRFLTTLQQFGNDISPEIGERVRSLVLGLVNSTLTIEEFHSKLHEATNFPLRPFVIPFLKANLPLLQRELLHCARLAKQTPAQYLAQHEQLLLDANASSPLDSSEIMMEMNEHGKRRTPDRTKDSSERDGLHPEHLAKRPCTISPSQRFSPSTGLSAHPPPNGLSTHPPNGLPHPPNHQMAPQHYRLEDMALAHQYRDAYRHNEHRDGRDRHRQTAVHGARQEEVIDHRLTDREWAEEWKHLDNLLNCIMDMVEKTRRSLTVLRRCQEADREEMNHWIRRYSDVEEMKKGGSNGQHCLPPPLPPTPHHNSSSNTASSSETLSKGASSAAERQTGRQTEIHRDFLHRPPSGYLPEEIWRKAGTTSIPLSPALKHLQNKQEEAVNEVKRQAMSELQKAVSDAERKAHEMISAERSKMERALAEAKRQASEDALTVINQQEDSSESCWNCGRKASETCSGCNTARYCGSFCQHKDWERHHHVCGQGLQGMPGGSSVPLGTPSSSSALSSAPPTHSESTPPGPLSLAGQSGIAGGAGSGSGSMSASPKESSSSSASRSTTPATPALLDATSR
- the cbfa2t3 gene encoding protein CBFA2T3 isoform X3 translates to MSAEVHLEHHKKASLKAGHLARVPTVTLVSHRELTAKDHHRGLDPKITASIHYRCSEGSRVQKVGTMPDSPADVKTQPRSTPPTMPPPPPAVSQATSRNASFTPTTSKSMLNGSSHSPTSLNGAPSTPNGFSNGPAMSSTSSLSNQQLPPACGARQLCKLKRFLTTLQQFGNDISPEIGERVRSLVLGLVNSTLTIEEFHSKLHEATNFPLRPFVIPFLKANLPLLQRELLHCARLAKQTPAQYLAQHEQLLLDANASSPLDSSEIMMEMNEHGKRRTPDRTKDSSERDGLHPEHLAKRPCTISPSQRFSPSTGLSAHPPPNGLSTHPPNGLPHPPNHQMAPQHYRLEDMALAHQYRDAYRHNEHRDGRDRHRQTAVHGARQEEVIDHRLTDREWAEEWKHLDNLLNCIMDMVEKTRRSLTVLRRCQEADREEMNHWIRRYSDVEEMKKGGSNGQHCLPPPLPPTPHHNSSSNTASSSETLSKGASSAAERQTGRQTEIHRDFLHRPPSGYLPEEIWRKAEEAVNEVKRQAMSELQKAVSDAERKAHEMISAERSKMERALAEAKRQASEDALTVINQQEDSSESCWNCGRKASETCSGCNTARYCGSFCQHKDWERHHHVCGQGLQGMPGGSSVPLGTPSSSSALSSAPPTHSESTPPGPLSLAGQSGIAGGAGSGSGSMSASPKESSSSSASRSTTPATPALLDATSR